A window of the Henckelia pumila isolate YLH828 chromosome 3, ASM3356847v2, whole genome shotgun sequence genome harbors these coding sequences:
- the LOC140887362 gene encoding serine/arginine-rich splicing factor RS2Z32-like isoform X1, whose amino-acid sequence MPRHDDRYGGNTRLYVGHLSSRTRSRDLEHVFSRYGRVRDVDMKRDYAFVEFNDPRDADDARYNLDGRDVDGRRIIVEFAKGVPRGPGGVREYVGKGPAPGSGRCFNCGIDGHWARDCKAGDWKNKCYRCGERGHIEKNCQESPKKLSKRGRSYSRSPVRSRSPRRGRSRSRSFSRSRSYSRSRSPARRGRDTEYDERRSRSPADKSPDRKRGSSPSKNRKRSPTPIRDDSPSERRSPSPRRSRMETEQDDRYNESPKEASQSPGEPAPRGDDESPYAANGRGRSPSPRDDRSPVDDNDNDNIRSPRGSESP is encoded by the exons ATGCCTCGGCATGATGATCGATATGGCGGTAATACTCGCCTTTATGTTGGTCACTTGTCTTCCAGAACCCGTTCTCGAGATTTGGAGCATGTTTTCAGTAGATATGGAAG AGTACGCGATGTGGATATGAAGCGAGACTACGCCTTTGTT GAATTCAATGATCCTAGGGATGCTGATGATGCTAGATATAACTTGGATGGAAGAGACGTGGATGGACGACGCATCATTGTTGAATTTGCAAAGGGA GTACCACGTGGACCTGGAGGAGTTCGAGAATATGTTGGCAAGGGTCCTGCACCAGGTTCTGGACGGTGCTTCAATTGTGGCATCGATGGCCATTGGGCTCGAGATTGCAAGGCCGGAGACTGGAAAAACAAGTGTTATCGCTGCGGGGAAAGAGGTCATATTGAGAAGAACTGCCAGGAAAGCCCTAAGAAGCTGAG TAAGCGTGGTCGCAGTTATTCACGCTCGCCTGTGAGGTCTCGATCTCCTCGACGTGGCAGGAGTAGGAGTCGAAGTTTCAGCAGAAGCCGCAGCTACAG CCGGTCAAGGTCCCCTGCTAGAAGAGGGCGTGATACTGAGTACGATGAGAGGAGATCAAGAAGTCCTGCAGACAAAAGTCCTGACCGAAAACGGGGTTCTTCTCCCTCCAAGAACAGGAAGCGCAGCCCAACACCTATTAGGGATGACAGTCCAAGTGAGAGAAGGAGCCCTTCTCCGAGGAGAAGTAGAATGGAAACTGAGCAAGATGACAGGTATAATGAAAGTCCAAAAGAGGCTAGCCAAAGCCCTGGGGAACCTGCCCCAAGAGGGGACGATGAAAGCCCTTATGCTGCCAATGGT